The proteins below are encoded in one region of Brassica napus cultivar Da-Ae chromosome A6, Da-Ae, whole genome shotgun sequence:
- the LOC106346672 gene encoding protein REDUCED CHLOROPLAST COVERAGE 3 isoform X1 yields the protein MAPRSSKGKPNRGKGEKKKREDKVLVPSLVDITVTTPYETQVILKGVSTDKIIDVKRLLASHVDTCHLTNYSLSHQVKGRRLSDNIQVVTLKPCVLRMIPEDYVEESQALTQVRRVLDIVACTTRFSSASKSSSNKLVAVGNGNPAPEGLDMVAIHPTPKLSQFYEFFSVPNVSPPILQLKKVDGEEAGERRDGDYFELKVKICNGKVIHVVASVKGFFAVGKQLSHTHSIVDLLQNVSNAFAKAYESLMKAFTDRNKFGNLPYGLRTNTWLVPSSDSLSTFSPLPTEDENWGGNGGGQGRNGEHDLRPWAAEFSVLATLPCKTEEERVIRDKKAFLLHNLFVDASVRRAVRAISDVIGTNQRTSGASDFPAGSILLEDRVGDLSIIVKRDVAGLDPNPKGAFQNEAFPLSSKELSERNLLKGITADESVIVHDIRALSTVIVRQCGYTAVVNVKGETKKGMADLRDIVIDDLPDGGANALNLNSLRVQLHRSHSVGKSGGNQPPQFDLDDLESFRCLVHELVKNNLTKLEEERESSERSIRWELGSCWVQHLQKKETVTEDVCGKPAMNGETDLSVKGLGKQFKVLKIKNKKSENTSTVKEIEENISLRELDGEAELKELVSEEAFSRLQESGTGLHLKSKEELTKMVYGYYDEIALPRLVADFGSLELSPVDGRTMTDFMHIRGLQMRSLGHVAKLAEDLPHIQSLCIHEMITRTFKHLLRAVIASINKMAELPGAIAASLNFILGLHGLEGSDGISSEESSLRLQWLQKFLSTRFGWIQKDEFKHLNKVSILRGLCQKVGLELIPRDYDFDSPNPFKSSDVFGLIPVCKHVLCVSSDGRTLLESSKLALDKGKLDDAVNHGTKALAKMIAVCGPYHKNTACAYSLLAVVLYHTGDFNQATIYQQKALDINEKELALDHPDTMKSYGDLSVFYYRLQHIELALKYVNRALFLLHFTCGLSHPNTAATYINVAMMEEGVGNVHLALRYLHEALKCNKRLLGADHIQTAASYHAIAVALSLMEAYSLSVHHEQTTLQILTKKLGSDDLRTQDAAAWLEYFESRAIEQQEAARNGIPKPDASIASKGHLSVEDLMDYISSDPDTKGSVVHRKQRRLNVFPVNDNVASSDDATHSVASQHGMATLNDLVETNATESSRNEVNDPNAVVDEVHIETDETVVHRPSVDNQTVDESALDGGWQEAYSKGRSGNGAGKKFRQRQPYQRMSLNRNFNGRQDVHQQYIASPLQKASPRPSLSKPSSLRALKNGEIDVSTKTIKPQIKSPGYAAATSSTLASKSLSYKEVALAQPGTVLKPMLEKLELNLERTETQIYRVSSSSTGEESKSDAVMSDLPTEGTELPCEKEESKESVESVENLTSESEGDLGSCREQKASDISRRKLSAAAEPYSPGGFLVTDPQSLVAESVSGTGLLSPPYYGANYSNGIGMPKTMNPDAPEFVPRRSVMNSSQHAGGDASVSVDSSSSLEAEKNVALKKEELARQILLSFMVNSSQTEVVASTKKENKPKDDLADNSAKDNTVTEIVDRRDENSAVKESETDGGEGFVIVAKKRRKKRLTNDAAGIYHQPSSVCA from the exons ATGGCACCGAGGTCAAGCAAGGGCAAGCCAAACAGAGGGAAAggagagaaaaagaagagagaagacaaAGTGTTGGTTCCAAGTCTGGTTGATATCACAGTCACGACTCCTTACGAAACACAAGTGATACTCAAAGGAGTCTCTACTGACAAGATCATTGATGTGAAAAGGCTTTTAGCATCTCATGTTGACACTTGCCATCTCACCAACTACTCTCTCTCGCATCAA GTGAAAGGGCGTAGATTGAGTGATAACATCCAAGTGGTTACCCTCAAGCCTTGTGTCCTCCGTATGATTCCAG AGGACTACGTGGAGGAAAGTCAAGCTTTGACTCAGGTGCGGAGAGTCCTAGACATCGTAGCGTGCACCACCAGGTTCTCCTCCGCCTCCAAATCTTCTTCCAACAAACTGGTCGCCGTCGGAAATGGCAATCCGGCGCCGGAGGGACTGGACATGGTCGCTATCCATCCGACGCCCAAGCTCTCTCAATTTTACGAGTTTTTCTCCGTTCCCAACGTCTCTCCTCCGATTCTTC AGTTGAAGAAAGTGGATGGTGAGGAAGCTGGAGAGAGGCGTGATGGTGACTATTTTGAACTTAAG GTCAAGATATGCAATGGGAAGGTTATACATGTGGTTGCATCTGTTAAAGGGTTCTTTGCCGTTGGGAAGCAGCTCTCTCATACCCATTCCATTGTTGATTTGCTTCAGAATGTTAGCAATGCTTTTGCCAAG GCATATGAGTCACTGATGAAAGCTTTCACTGACCGGAATAAG TTTGGCAACCTTCCGTATGGGTTACGAACAAACACGTGGCTTGTACCCTCTTCTGATTCTCTATCAACCTTCTCCCCTTTACCAACAGAGGATGAAAACTGGGGAGGGAACGGTGGGGGCCAGGGGAGGAATGGTGAACATGATCTTCGTCCCTGGGCGGCTGAGTTTTCTGTGTTAGCTACGCTTCCTTGCAAGACTGAGGAGGAGAGGGTTATTCGTGATAAGAAGGCTTTTCTGCTTCATAACCTGTTTGTTGATGCCTCTGTTCGAAGAGCTGTTAGAGCCATTTCCGACGTGATTGGTACTAATCAACGCACAAGTGGAGCTAGTGACTTCCCTGCAGGCTCCATCCTTCTTGAAGATCGGGTTGGAGATTTGTCTATTATTGTAAAACGTGATGTAGCCGGCCTTGACCCGAATCCTAAAGGTGCATTTCAAAATGAAGCATTTCCTTTGTCCTCCAAGGAACTTAGTGAAAGGAATCTGCTAAAGGGGATAACAGCTGATGAGAGTGTCATTGTTCAC gATATTCGGGCTTTAAGCACAGTTATTGTAAGGCAATGTGGATATACAGCGGTGGTAAATGTGAAGGGCGAAACTAAGAAGGGAATGGCTGATTTACGTGATATTGTGATCGATGACTTACCGGATGGAGGAGCTAATGCTCTTAACCTTAACAG CTTAAGGGTTCAGCTTCACAGGTCCCATAGTGTCGGAAAATCTGGAGGGAACCAGCCTCCACAGTTTGATTTGGATGATTTAGAGTCTTTTAGATGTTTGGTACATGAACTAGTTAAAAACAACCTAACGAAGTTAGAAGAAGAAAGGGAATCTTCCGAAAGGTCCATCAGATGGGAGCTCGGTTCTTGCTGGGTTCAGCAtctacaaaagaaagaaacagtaACGGAAGACGTTTGTGGGAAGCCTGCAATGAATGGTGAGACTGACCTTTCAGTCAAAGGTTTGGGGAAACAATTTAAAGTTCTAAAgatcaaaaataagaaatcagAAAATACAAGTACCGTGAAGGAAATAGAAGAAAATATCAGTCTACGCGAGTTAGATGGGGAGGCTGAACTGAAGGAACTGGTTTCTGAAGAAGCTTTCTCTCGCCTACAAGAAAGTGGAACTGGTCTCCATTTAAAG TCAAAAGAAGAGCTTACCAAGATGGTATATGGATACTATGATGAAATTGCTTTGCCAAGGCTG GTAGCAGATTTTGGGTCCCTGGAGCTTTCTCCAGTTGATGGCCGCACAATGACAGACTTCATGCATATTAGAGGACTCCAAATGCGTTCTCTAGGACATGTG GCTAAACTTGCTGAGGACCTTCCTCACATACAGTCCCTCTGTATTCATGAGATGATTACGAGAACTTTCAAGCATCTTCTTAGGGCGGTTATTGCATCTATCAATAAGATGGCAGAGCTACCTGGGGCTATAGCTGCGTCATTAAATTTCATACTTGGCCTCCATGGATTGGAAGGGAGTGATGGAATCTCCAGTGAAGAGTCTAGTCTCAGATTACAGTGGCTACAGAAATTTCTCTCCACTAGATTTGGTTGGATACAGAAAGATGAGTTCAAGCATTTGAATAAAGTTTCCATTCTCCGAGGACTTTGCCAGAAG GTTGGATTAGAACTAATTCCAAGAGACTATGACTTCGATTCTCCAAATCCCTTTAAGAGCTCTGATGTTTTTGGCTTGATACCTGTGTGCAAG CATGTGCTATGCGTTTCATCTGACGGAAGGACACTCTTGGAGTCATCAAAACTTGCTCTTGACAAAGGAAAACTAGATGATGCTGTCAACCATGGAACAAAG GCGTTAGCCAAGATGATTGCTGTCTGTGGACCTTATCATAAAAATACTGCTTGTGCGTACAGCCTTCTAGCCGTTGTACTGTACCACACTGGTGATTTTAATCAG GCAACTATATATCAGCAGAAGGCTCTGGATATAAATGAGAAAGAACTTGCTCTCGACCATCCCGACACTATGAAAAGCTATGGGGATCTTTCTGTATTTTATTATCGCCTTCAGCACATTGAGTTGGCACTGAA ATATGTGAACCGTgctttgtttcttcttcatttcaCTTGTGGGCTATCTCACCCGAATACTGCTGCCACATATATTAATGTGGCTATGATGGAAGAAGGAGTAGGGAACGTTCATCTAGCTCTAAGATACTTACATGAAGCTCTAAAGTGCAATAAAAGATTGCTAGGAGCTGACCATATTCAG ACAGCAGCAAGCTATCATGCAATAGCTGTGGCTCTCTCTCTCATGGAAGCATATTCATTGAGTGTGCATCATGAACAGACTACACTTCAGATACTTACAAAAAAACTTGGATCAGATGACCTTCGTACACAG GATGCTGCTGCGTGGCTTGAATATTTTGAATCAAGAGCCATAGAGCAGCAGGAAGCAGCTCGAAATGGAATCCCAAAGCCTGATGCTTCCATTGCGAGCAAAGGCCACCTTAG TGTAGAAGATCTGATGGACTATATAAGTTCTGATCCAGATACTAAAGGAAGTGTTGTTCACAGAAAACAGCGGCGTCTCAAT GTATTCCCGGTCAATGATAATGTTGCATCATCTGATGATGCAACCCACAGCGTTGCTTCACAGCATGGCATGGCTACATTGAACGACTTGGTAGAAACAAATGCCACCGAGAGTAGTAGGAACGAAGTAAATGATCCTAATGCAGTTGTTGATGAGGTCCACATAGAGACGGATGAAACTGTAGTACACAGGCCAAGTGTAGACAACCAAACTGTGGACGAGTCAGCTTTAGATGGGGGCTGGCAAGAGGCTtactcaaaggggagatccggAAATGGTGCTGGAAAGAAATTTAGACAAAGGCAGCCTTATCAGAGAATGTCGCTTAATAGAAATTTCAATGGGAGACAGGATGTTCATCAACAGTATATAGCTTCTCCCTTGCAGAAAGCGAGTCCGAGACCCTCACTCTCTAAGCCATCATCTCTTAGGGCTCTGAAGAATGGGGAGATAGATGTCAGTACAAAAACAATTAAGCCACAAATAAAGTCTCCTGGTTATGCTGCGGCGACCAGTAGTACTTTGGCTTCAAAGTCACTCTCATACAAAGAGGTTGCTTTGGCACAACCAGGTACAGTTCTGAAGCCGATGTTAGAAAAATTAGAACTGAATTTGGAAAGAACTGAAACTCAGATATACAGGGTTTCAAGTTCATCAACTGGAGAAGAAAGCAAGTCTGATGCTGTAATGTCGGATTTGCCAACGGAAGGCACAGAGCTCCCCTGTGAAAAAGAAGAGTCAAAAGAAAGTGTTGAGTCAGTAGAAAATTTAACGTCAGAGTCTGAAGGGGATCTAGGGTCCTGTCGTGAGCAAAAGGCTTCGGATATCAGCAGGAGAAAGCTGTCGGCCGCCGCAGAGCCTTACAGTCCTGGAGGTTTCTTGGTTACTGATCCGCAAAGTCTGGTTGCAGAATCTGTTTCCGGAACTGGACTTCTTTCACCACCATATTACGGTGCTAATTACTCCAATGGAATTGGGATGCCAAAAACCATGAATCCGGATGCGCCAGAGTTTGTTCCGAGGAGATCCGTGATGAATAGCTCTCAACATGCAGGTGGAGATGCAAGTGTGTCCGTTGACTCCAGCAGTAGCCTAGAGGCTGAGAAAAACGTTGCGTTGAAGAAGGAAGAGCTGGCGAGGCAGATACTACTTAGCTTCATGGTAAATTCATCCCAGACGGAGGTTGTAGCATCTACGAAGAAGGAAAACAAGCCTAAAGATGACTTGGCAGATAACTCTGCAAAGGATAATACAGTAACAGAGATAGTTGACAGAAGAGACGAGAACAGTGCAGTGAAGGAAAGTGAGACGGATGGAGGTGAAGGGTTTGTGATTGTTgcgaagaagaggaggaagaagcgaCTTACCAACGATGCAGCTGGGATTTACCATCAACCGTCGTCCGTTTGTGCATGA
- the LOC106346672 gene encoding protein REDUCED CHLOROPLAST COVERAGE 3 isoform X2, which translates to MAPRSSKGKPNRGKGEKKKREDKVLVPSLVDITVTTPYETQVILKGVSTDKIIDVKRLLASHVDTCHLTNYSLSHQVKGRRLSDNIQVVTLKPCVLRMIPEDYVEESQALTQVRRVLDIVACTTRFSSASKSSSNKLVAVGNGNPAPEGLDMVAIHPTPKLSQFYEFFSVPNVSPPILQLKKVDGEEAGERRDGDYFELKVKICNGKVIHVVASVKGFFAVGKQLSHTHSIVDLLQNVSNAFAKAYESLMKAFTDRNKFGNLPYGLRTNTWLVPSSDSLSTFSPLPTEDENWGGNGGGQGRNGEHDLRPWAAEFSVLATLPCKTEEERVIRDKKAFLLHNLFVDASVRRAVRAISDVIGTNQRTSGASDFPAGSILLEDRVGDLSIIVKRDVAGLDPNPKGAFQNEAFPLSSKELSERNLLKGITADESVIVHDIRALSTVIVRQCGYTAVVNVKGETKKGMADLRDIVIDDLPDGGANALNLNSLRVQLHRSHSVGKSGGNQPPQFDLDDLESFRCLVHELVKNNLTKLEEERESSERSIRWELGSCWVQHLQKKETVTEDVCGKPAMNGETDLSVKGLGKQFKVLKIKNKKSENTSTVKEIEENISLRELDGEAELKELVSEEAFSRLQESGTGLHLKSKEELTKMVYGYYDEIALPRLVADFGSLELSPVDGRTMTDFMHIRGLQMRSLGHVAKLAEDLPHIQSLCIHEMITRTFKHLLRAVIASINKMAELPGAIAASLNFILGLHGLEGSDGISSEESSLRLQWLQKFLSTRFGWIQKDEFKHLNKVSILRGLCQKVGLELIPRDYDFDSPNPFKSSDVFGLIPVCKHVLCVSSDGRTLLESSKLALDKGKLDDAVNHGTKALAKMIAVCGPYHKNTACAYSLLAVVLYHTGDFNQATIYQQKALDINEKELALDHPDTMKSYGDLSVFYYRLQHIELALKYVNRALFLLHFTCGLSHPNTAATYINVAMMEEGVGNVHLALRYLHEALKCNKRLLGADHIQTAASYHAIAVALSLMEAYSLSVHHEQTTLQILTKKLGSDDLRTQDAAAWLEYFESRAIEQQEAARNGIPKPDASIASKGHLSVEDLMDYISSDPDTKGSVVHRKQRRLNVFPVNDNVASSDDATHSVASQHGMATLNDLVETNATESSRNEVNDPNAVVDEVHIETDETVVHRPSVDNQTVDESALDGGWQEAYSKGRSGNGAGKKFRQRQPYQRMSLNRNFNGRQDVHQQYIASPLQKASPRPSLSKPSSLRALKNGEIDVSTKTIKPQIKSPGYAAATSSTLASKSLSYKEVALAQPGFQVHQLEKKASLML; encoded by the exons ATGGCACCGAGGTCAAGCAAGGGCAAGCCAAACAGAGGGAAAggagagaaaaagaagagagaagacaaAGTGTTGGTTCCAAGTCTGGTTGATATCACAGTCACGACTCCTTACGAAACACAAGTGATACTCAAAGGAGTCTCTACTGACAAGATCATTGATGTGAAAAGGCTTTTAGCATCTCATGTTGACACTTGCCATCTCACCAACTACTCTCTCTCGCATCAA GTGAAAGGGCGTAGATTGAGTGATAACATCCAAGTGGTTACCCTCAAGCCTTGTGTCCTCCGTATGATTCCAG AGGACTACGTGGAGGAAAGTCAAGCTTTGACTCAGGTGCGGAGAGTCCTAGACATCGTAGCGTGCACCACCAGGTTCTCCTCCGCCTCCAAATCTTCTTCCAACAAACTGGTCGCCGTCGGAAATGGCAATCCGGCGCCGGAGGGACTGGACATGGTCGCTATCCATCCGACGCCCAAGCTCTCTCAATTTTACGAGTTTTTCTCCGTTCCCAACGTCTCTCCTCCGATTCTTC AGTTGAAGAAAGTGGATGGTGAGGAAGCTGGAGAGAGGCGTGATGGTGACTATTTTGAACTTAAG GTCAAGATATGCAATGGGAAGGTTATACATGTGGTTGCATCTGTTAAAGGGTTCTTTGCCGTTGGGAAGCAGCTCTCTCATACCCATTCCATTGTTGATTTGCTTCAGAATGTTAGCAATGCTTTTGCCAAG GCATATGAGTCACTGATGAAAGCTTTCACTGACCGGAATAAG TTTGGCAACCTTCCGTATGGGTTACGAACAAACACGTGGCTTGTACCCTCTTCTGATTCTCTATCAACCTTCTCCCCTTTACCAACAGAGGATGAAAACTGGGGAGGGAACGGTGGGGGCCAGGGGAGGAATGGTGAACATGATCTTCGTCCCTGGGCGGCTGAGTTTTCTGTGTTAGCTACGCTTCCTTGCAAGACTGAGGAGGAGAGGGTTATTCGTGATAAGAAGGCTTTTCTGCTTCATAACCTGTTTGTTGATGCCTCTGTTCGAAGAGCTGTTAGAGCCATTTCCGACGTGATTGGTACTAATCAACGCACAAGTGGAGCTAGTGACTTCCCTGCAGGCTCCATCCTTCTTGAAGATCGGGTTGGAGATTTGTCTATTATTGTAAAACGTGATGTAGCCGGCCTTGACCCGAATCCTAAAGGTGCATTTCAAAATGAAGCATTTCCTTTGTCCTCCAAGGAACTTAGTGAAAGGAATCTGCTAAAGGGGATAACAGCTGATGAGAGTGTCATTGTTCAC gATATTCGGGCTTTAAGCACAGTTATTGTAAGGCAATGTGGATATACAGCGGTGGTAAATGTGAAGGGCGAAACTAAGAAGGGAATGGCTGATTTACGTGATATTGTGATCGATGACTTACCGGATGGAGGAGCTAATGCTCTTAACCTTAACAG CTTAAGGGTTCAGCTTCACAGGTCCCATAGTGTCGGAAAATCTGGAGGGAACCAGCCTCCACAGTTTGATTTGGATGATTTAGAGTCTTTTAGATGTTTGGTACATGAACTAGTTAAAAACAACCTAACGAAGTTAGAAGAAGAAAGGGAATCTTCCGAAAGGTCCATCAGATGGGAGCTCGGTTCTTGCTGGGTTCAGCAtctacaaaagaaagaaacagtaACGGAAGACGTTTGTGGGAAGCCTGCAATGAATGGTGAGACTGACCTTTCAGTCAAAGGTTTGGGGAAACAATTTAAAGTTCTAAAgatcaaaaataagaaatcagAAAATACAAGTACCGTGAAGGAAATAGAAGAAAATATCAGTCTACGCGAGTTAGATGGGGAGGCTGAACTGAAGGAACTGGTTTCTGAAGAAGCTTTCTCTCGCCTACAAGAAAGTGGAACTGGTCTCCATTTAAAG TCAAAAGAAGAGCTTACCAAGATGGTATATGGATACTATGATGAAATTGCTTTGCCAAGGCTG GTAGCAGATTTTGGGTCCCTGGAGCTTTCTCCAGTTGATGGCCGCACAATGACAGACTTCATGCATATTAGAGGACTCCAAATGCGTTCTCTAGGACATGTG GCTAAACTTGCTGAGGACCTTCCTCACATACAGTCCCTCTGTATTCATGAGATGATTACGAGAACTTTCAAGCATCTTCTTAGGGCGGTTATTGCATCTATCAATAAGATGGCAGAGCTACCTGGGGCTATAGCTGCGTCATTAAATTTCATACTTGGCCTCCATGGATTGGAAGGGAGTGATGGAATCTCCAGTGAAGAGTCTAGTCTCAGATTACAGTGGCTACAGAAATTTCTCTCCACTAGATTTGGTTGGATACAGAAAGATGAGTTCAAGCATTTGAATAAAGTTTCCATTCTCCGAGGACTTTGCCAGAAG GTTGGATTAGAACTAATTCCAAGAGACTATGACTTCGATTCTCCAAATCCCTTTAAGAGCTCTGATGTTTTTGGCTTGATACCTGTGTGCAAG CATGTGCTATGCGTTTCATCTGACGGAAGGACACTCTTGGAGTCATCAAAACTTGCTCTTGACAAAGGAAAACTAGATGATGCTGTCAACCATGGAACAAAG GCGTTAGCCAAGATGATTGCTGTCTGTGGACCTTATCATAAAAATACTGCTTGTGCGTACAGCCTTCTAGCCGTTGTACTGTACCACACTGGTGATTTTAATCAG GCAACTATATATCAGCAGAAGGCTCTGGATATAAATGAGAAAGAACTTGCTCTCGACCATCCCGACACTATGAAAAGCTATGGGGATCTTTCTGTATTTTATTATCGCCTTCAGCACATTGAGTTGGCACTGAA ATATGTGAACCGTgctttgtttcttcttcatttcaCTTGTGGGCTATCTCACCCGAATACTGCTGCCACATATATTAATGTGGCTATGATGGAAGAAGGAGTAGGGAACGTTCATCTAGCTCTAAGATACTTACATGAAGCTCTAAAGTGCAATAAAAGATTGCTAGGAGCTGACCATATTCAG ACAGCAGCAAGCTATCATGCAATAGCTGTGGCTCTCTCTCTCATGGAAGCATATTCATTGAGTGTGCATCATGAACAGACTACACTTCAGATACTTACAAAAAAACTTGGATCAGATGACCTTCGTACACAG GATGCTGCTGCGTGGCTTGAATATTTTGAATCAAGAGCCATAGAGCAGCAGGAAGCAGCTCGAAATGGAATCCCAAAGCCTGATGCTTCCATTGCGAGCAAAGGCCACCTTAG TGTAGAAGATCTGATGGACTATATAAGTTCTGATCCAGATACTAAAGGAAGTGTTGTTCACAGAAAACAGCGGCGTCTCAAT GTATTCCCGGTCAATGATAATGTTGCATCATCTGATGATGCAACCCACAGCGTTGCTTCACAGCATGGCATGGCTACATTGAACGACTTGGTAGAAACAAATGCCACCGAGAGTAGTAGGAACGAAGTAAATGATCCTAATGCAGTTGTTGATGAGGTCCACATAGAGACGGATGAAACTGTAGTACACAGGCCAAGTGTAGACAACCAAACTGTGGACGAGTCAGCTTTAGATGGGGGCTGGCAAGAGGCTtactcaaaggggagatccggAAATGGTGCTGGAAAGAAATTTAGACAAAGGCAGCCTTATCAGAGAATGTCGCTTAATAGAAATTTCAATGGGAGACAGGATGTTCATCAACAGTATATAGCTTCTCCCTTGCAGAAAGCGAGTCCGAGACCCTCACTCTCTAAGCCATCATCTCTTAGGGCTCTGAAGAATGGGGAGATAGATGTCAGTACAAAAACAATTAAGCCACAAATAAAGTCTCCTGGTTATGCTGCGGCGACCAGTAGTACTTTGGCTTCAAAGTCACTCTCATACAAAGAGGTTGCTTTGGCACAACCAG GGTTTCAAGTTCATCAACTGGAGAAGAAAGCAAGTCTGATGCTGTAA